From Streptomyces sp. TLI_235, a single genomic window includes:
- a CDS encoding O-antigen/teichoic acid export membrane protein, producing the protein MTTESEKTTTRADPPGRTRRAAGRGVAGRLSWGLADQAVSSMTNFAVGVFVARSLGVTAFGVFSLAWLTYGLVLNVARGLATDPLMVRYSGVPDTVWRAAAARSSGTALVIGSSLGAVCLLVGLGLGGRIGPAFVCLGAALPALLLQDSRRFAFFAAGAGRKAFTNDLVQGVALVPAMVVAARVNTVAAFLLAWGAAAAAAAGYGFLQSGIRPRVTAARGWLREQRDLGSRYLAENVSLSGAGQLRAYGLGAIAGVGAVGTVRGAELLLGPFLALLMGLSLVTVAEAARVLRQAPHRLGGFCLRLGGGQAAAALLWGAALLLMPDRIGVLVLGDVWRSSSELIVPATLGVAGAGLGGGAAAGLRALAAARRSLRCQLFASACYLGGGLGGAALAGTAGSAWGVATATACGSAVWWLQLRAALREHHRAPTPEVENDIPEVRTP; encoded by the coding sequence ATGACCACCGAGAGTGAGAAGACGACGACCCGGGCGGACCCGCCCGGGCGGACCCGGCGAGCCGCCGGCCGAGGCGTGGCCGGCCGGCTGTCCTGGGGGCTGGCCGACCAGGCGGTCTCCAGCATGACCAACTTTGCGGTGGGCGTCTTCGTGGCCCGCTCGCTGGGGGTGACCGCGTTCGGCGTGTTCAGCCTGGCCTGGCTGACCTACGGCCTGGTGCTCAACGTCGCCCGCGGGCTGGCCACGGACCCGCTCATGGTGCGGTACAGCGGCGTGCCGGACACGGTCTGGCGTGCGGCGGCGGCCCGGTCGTCGGGGACCGCGCTCGTGATCGGCTCCTCCCTCGGCGCCGTGTGCCTGCTCGTCGGGCTCGGCCTCGGCGGTCGGATCGGGCCCGCCTTCGTCTGCCTCGGCGCCGCGCTGCCGGCGCTGCTGCTCCAGGACTCCCGGCGGTTCGCGTTCTTCGCCGCCGGCGCAGGGCGGAAGGCGTTCACCAACGACCTCGTGCAGGGCGTCGCGCTCGTCCCGGCCATGGTCGTGGCGGCCCGCGTGAACACCGTGGCCGCCTTCCTGCTGGCCTGGGGTGCCGCCGCCGCGGCGGCCGCCGGGTACGGCTTCCTCCAGTCAGGCATCCGGCCCCGGGTGACCGCGGCCCGCGGGTGGCTCCGCGAGCAGCGCGACCTCGGCAGCCGGTACCTGGCCGAGAACGTCAGCCTCAGCGGCGCCGGCCAGCTCCGGGCGTACGGGCTGGGCGCGATCGCCGGGGTCGGTGCGGTGGGGACGGTCCGGGGCGCCGAGCTCCTGCTCGGCCCCTTCCTCGCCCTGCTGATGGGACTGTCCCTGGTCACCGTGGCGGAGGCGGCCCGGGTACTGAGGCAGGCACCGCACCGGCTCGGCGGGTTCTGCCTCCGGCTGGGCGGCGGGCAGGCCGCCGCGGCACTGCTGTGGGGCGCCGCGCTGCTGCTGATGCCGGACCGGATCGGCGTGCTCGTCCTCGGCGACGTCTGGCGCTCGTCCTCGGAGCTCATCGTGCCGGCCACCCTCGGCGTCGCCGGCGCCGGCCTGGGCGGCGGCGCGGCGGCCGGGCTGCGCGCGCTCGCCGCGGCCCGGCGCAGCCTGCGCTGCCAGCTGTTCGCCTCCGCCTGCTACCTCGGAGGCGGACTCGGCGGAGCCGCCCTGGCCGGCACGGCCGGCTCCGCCTGGGGCGTCGCCACCGCGACCGCCTGCGGGTCGGCCGTGTGGTGGCTGCAGCTGAGGGCCGCCCTGCGCGAGCACCACCGAGCCCCCACCCCCGAAGTGGAGAACGACATCCCCGAAGTGAGGACCCCATGA
- a CDS encoding glycosyl transferase family 2, producing MTAVPRLSIGLPVYNGDEYLAESLDALLGQTYEDFELVISDNASTDATQDICRRYAARDSRIRYLRLPRNIGASPNHNHVFTECRGELFKWASHDDLYARDLLLRCVEALDERPDVILAHADQAVIDGDGRVKVPYEYGLATGSPHAPERFRSMLFEPGGDDFYGVIRADVLRRVKPLDSYHHADRTFVAEIGLRGRFHQVPELLYFRRDHPTRAERANPSKRSRCVNLDPRRAGPLHPTPRLLAEYVWGFVATIRRVPLSPADRRACYGHLAAWAASRARPGAGERVEDRVPVDPDRLAASVDALVAGREGRRA from the coding sequence ATGACCGCCGTACCCCGGTTGAGCATCGGGCTGCCCGTCTACAACGGCGACGAGTACCTCGCCGAGTCGCTCGACGCCCTGCTCGGCCAGACCTACGAGGACTTCGAGCTGGTCATCTCCGACAACGCCTCGACCGACGCGACCCAGGACATCTGCCGCCGCTACGCCGCGCGGGACTCGCGCATCCGCTACCTCCGGCTGCCCCGGAACATCGGCGCCTCGCCGAACCACAACCACGTGTTCACCGAGTGCCGCGGCGAGCTGTTCAAGTGGGCCTCGCACGACGACCTGTACGCCCGGGACCTGCTGCTGCGCTGCGTGGAGGCGCTGGACGAGCGGCCGGACGTGATCCTCGCGCACGCCGACCAGGCGGTCATCGACGGCGACGGCCGGGTGAAGGTCCCCTACGAGTACGGGCTCGCCACCGGCTCGCCGCACGCGCCGGAGCGCTTCCGCAGCATGCTGTTCGAACCCGGTGGCGACGACTTCTACGGGGTGATCCGGGCCGACGTGCTGCGCCGGGTCAAGCCGCTCGACAGCTACCACCATGCGGACCGCACGTTCGTCGCCGAGATCGGCCTGCGCGGGCGCTTCCACCAGGTGCCGGAGCTGTTGTACTTCCGCCGCGACCACCCCACCCGCGCCGAGCGGGCGAACCCCTCCAAGCGCTCCCGGTGCGTCAACCTGGACCCGCGCCGGGCCGGCCCGCTGCACCCGACGCCCCGGCTGCTCGCCGAGTACGTCTGGGGCTTCGTCGCGACGATCCGGCGGGTGCCGTTGTCCCCGGCCGACCGGCGCGCGTGCTACGGCCACCTCGCGGCCTGGGCGGCCAGCCGGGCCCGGCCGGGCGCCGGCGAGCGGGTCGAGGACCGCGTCCCGGTCGACCCGGACCGGCTCGCCGCCTCCGTGGACGCCCTCGTCGCCGGGCGCGAGGGGAGGCGGGCATGA
- a CDS encoding dTDP-4-dehydrorhamnose 3,5-epimerase: protein MKATEVPAIAGAYLFEPTPYADERGFFCRTFDAEVVRSVGLDPNAFVQHSVSRSVRGVLRGLHLRSGAGEAKLVRCSYGKVFDVVVDLRPDSPTYRGRAFFELSGETQVSVYVPAGCAHGFQALTDTADVSYRIDRPHDPAEDVTIAFDDPDLAVPWPLPAVSVSERDRKAPSLAEVLRHEGRPA, encoded by the coding sequence ATGAAGGCGACCGAAGTCCCGGCGATCGCCGGCGCATACCTGTTCGAACCGACGCCGTACGCCGACGAGCGCGGCTTCTTCTGCCGCACGTTCGACGCCGAGGTGGTCCGCTCGGTCGGCCTCGACCCGAACGCCTTCGTCCAGCACAGCGTGTCCCGCTCGGTCCGGGGCGTGCTGCGCGGCCTGCACCTGCGCTCCGGCGCCGGCGAGGCCAAGCTGGTGCGCTGCTCGTACGGGAAGGTCTTCGACGTCGTCGTGGACCTGCGGCCGGACTCGCCGACCTACCGCGGCCGGGCCTTCTTCGAGCTGAGCGGCGAGACGCAGGTGAGCGTGTACGTCCCGGCGGGGTGCGCCCACGGGTTCCAGGCGCTGACCGACACCGCCGACGTCTCGTACCGGATCGACCGCCCGCACGATCCGGCCGAGGACGTGACGATCGCCTTCGACGACCCGGATCTCGCCGTCCCCTGGCCGCTGCCGGCCGTGTCGGTGTCCGAGCGGGACCGGAAGGCACCGAGCCTCGCCGAGGTCCTGCGGCACGAGGGGCGGCCGGCGTGA
- a CDS encoding heme peroxidase encodes MSAQVPPLQAWAEYVNGSPAPAAVHEEQLHPDRVGGRRTAPGVAEDDPLVALPAEGTLGRPSPGPAALFGGKLLRPAETAALTDTVPTTIEGGRYGLGVVRIDLGPGCEAAWGHDGSLPGWSTLLLGSRDGRRQFALSHNPYVGKDDSARGEAIGSLVAKTLCGPGTGAGTVTGSAAGAAPAPRTLPRTGPDLSVDGGGPATRWTRLNPSPTGDRTVPHGRRAVAYPVHRKPGARVDGGPPIVESSVRRGVTPAMGRAGSQRHVPQHYSPSPHSRGVIMTTPHDSRHPVPARTGSGYRTSIPWRIVTSVSEYVDRRVGWDRLPVLPGLLTLLGLRVRLRQENLHDTGGIPSVDPPASAPASAKHQVNRTADGSHNDLGEPRMGMAGTRFGRNVPLDRIAPATPESVLSRPNPREVSRALLTRHELVAAESVNSLVAAWLQFMIRDWFSHGTSPTDHPWEVPLLDDDPWPERPMRIMRTPDDPTRDPHAPAGTPDTRVNVSSHWWDASQLYGNDGTEQRLLRTGELGKLHVWDNGQTPFSADSSRDPSRLPGFWLGLALMQDLFVREHNAICDHLHGAYPTWDDEELFQRARLVNAALLAKIHTVEWTPAVISHPTTVAALRANWWGIAGERVHRLFGRVSGSEVVSGIPGGGTDHYGVPYSLTEEFVAVYRMHPLVRDDWHLRSADDDATLRQCTFRDVSGPDALKVLGTLRTADLLYSFGTLPPGLVTLHNFPRFLQEYRRPDGNLQDLAATDILRSRELGVPRYNEFRRLLRLKPAQDFQELTDNPGWAAEIERLYEGDIEKVDLTVGMYAEKLPTGFAFSDTAFRIFVLMASRRLNSDRFFTKYYTPEVYSKAGMAWIDDNTMVTVLLRHHPELRTALAGLTNAFAPWHTAGRTAS; translated from the coding sequence ATGTCCGCTCAGGTTCCACCTCTGCAGGCATGGGCCGAGTATGTCAACGGCTCACCGGCGCCGGCAGCCGTTCACGAGGAACAGCTCCACCCGGATCGAGTCGGAGGTCGGCGCACAGCGCCAGGCGTCGCGGAGGACGACCCGCTGGTCGCTCTGCCCGCAGAAGGCACTCTTGGCCGGCCCTCCCCGGGACCGGCCGCGCTGTTCGGCGGGAAGCTGCTGCGGCCGGCCGAGACGGCGGCGCTGACGGACACGGTGCCGACCACGATCGAGGGCGGGCGGTACGGGCTCGGCGTGGTCCGGATCGACCTGGGCCCGGGCTGCGAGGCGGCCTGGGGCCACGACGGCAGCCTCCCCGGCTGGAGCACCCTGCTGCTCGGCAGCCGGGACGGGCGACGGCAGTTCGCGCTGTCGCACAACCCGTACGTGGGCAAGGACGACTCGGCGCGCGGGGAGGCGATCGGCTCGCTCGTGGCCAAGACGCTGTGCGGCCCGGGGACGGGCGCGGGCACCGTCACGGGTTCCGCCGCCGGAGCGGCCCCGGCTCCGAGGACGCTCCCCCGGACCGGCCCGGACCTCAGCGTCGACGGCGGCGGCCCGGCCACCCGCTGGACCCGGCTGAACCCGTCGCCGACCGGCGATCGGACGGTGCCCCACGGGCGCAGGGCAGTTGCGTACCCGGTCCACCGGAAGCCCGGCGCGCGGGTGGACGGCGGCCCTCCTATCGTGGAGTCGAGCGTCCGCAGAGGAGTCACCCCTGCCATGGGCCGCGCCGGCTCCCAGCGCCACGTTCCCCAGCACTACAGTCCGTCACCGCACTCACGGGGAGTCATCATGACTACGCCCCACGACTCCCGCCACCCCGTCCCTGCCCGGACCGGCAGCGGATACCGCACCTCCATCCCCTGGCGGATCGTCACCAGCGTCTCCGAGTACGTCGACCGGCGCGTCGGCTGGGACAGGCTGCCCGTCCTCCCGGGCCTGCTGACCCTCCTCGGACTGCGGGTCAGACTGCGGCAGGAGAACCTCCACGACACCGGCGGGATCCCCTCCGTCGATCCACCCGCCTCCGCACCCGCGTCCGCGAAACACCAGGTCAACCGGACCGCCGACGGCAGCCACAACGACCTGGGCGAGCCTCGGATGGGCATGGCGGGCACTCGCTTCGGCCGCAACGTCCCGCTGGACCGGATCGCCCCGGCCACGCCCGAGTCCGTCCTGTCCAGGCCGAACCCGCGCGAGGTCAGCCGCGCCCTGCTCACCCGGCACGAGCTGGTCGCCGCCGAGTCGGTCAACTCGCTGGTCGCCGCCTGGCTGCAGTTCATGATCCGCGACTGGTTCAGCCATGGTACGAGCCCCACCGACCACCCCTGGGAGGTGCCACTCCTGGACGACGACCCGTGGCCCGAGCGTCCTATGCGGATCATGCGGACACCGGACGACCCGACCCGGGACCCGCACGCGCCCGCCGGGACCCCCGACACCCGCGTCAACGTCTCCTCCCACTGGTGGGACGCCTCCCAGCTCTACGGCAACGACGGGACCGAACAGCGCCTGCTGCGCACCGGAGAGCTGGGCAAGCTGCACGTGTGGGACAACGGACAGACCCCGTTCTCCGCGGATTCCTCGCGTGACCCCTCCCGCCTTCCCGGCTTCTGGCTGGGCCTGGCCCTGATGCAGGACCTCTTCGTCCGGGAGCACAACGCGATCTGCGACCACCTGCACGGCGCCTACCCGACCTGGGACGACGAGGAGCTGTTCCAGCGGGCCCGGCTCGTCAACGCCGCGCTCCTCGCGAAGATCCACACCGTCGAGTGGACGCCGGCCGTGATCAGTCACCCCACGACCGTCGCCGCCCTGCGGGCCAACTGGTGGGGCATCGCGGGCGAACGCGTGCACAGGCTGTTCGGCCGGGTCAGCGGGAGCGAGGTCGTCAGCGGTATCCCCGGAGGCGGCACCGACCACTACGGCGTCCCCTACTCCCTCACCGAGGAGTTCGTGGCCGTCTACCGCATGCACCCGCTCGTCCGCGACGACTGGCACCTGCGCTCCGCCGACGACGACGCCACCCTGCGACAGTGCACCTTCCGTGACGTCTCTGGTCCCGATGCGCTGAAGGTCCTCGGGACCCTGCGGACGGCCGACCTGCTGTACAGCTTCGGCACGCTCCCGCCGGGCCTGGTCACCCTGCACAACTTCCCGAGGTTCCTGCAGGAGTACCGGCGTCCGGACGGGAACCTGCAGGACCTCGCCGCCACCGACATCCTGCGCAGCAGAGAGCTGGGCGTCCCCCGCTACAACGAGTTCCGGCGGCTGCTGCGGCTGAAGCCCGCACAGGACTTCCAGGAGCTGACGGACAACCCGGGGTGGGCCGCGGAGATCGAGCGGCTCTACGAGGGCGACATCGAGAAGGTCGACCTGACGGTCGGGATGTACGCGGAGAAGCTGCCCACCGGATTCGCCTTCAGCGACACCGCGTTCCGCATCTTCGTACTGATGGCGTCACGGCGGCTGAACAGCGACCGCTTCTTCACCAAGTACTACACCCCCGAGGTCTACTCCAAGGCCGGCATGGCCTGGATCGACGACAACACCATGGTCACGGTGCTGCTGCGCCACCACCCCGAGCTGCGGACGGCCCTCGCGGGCCTGACGAACGCCTTCGCACCGTGGCACACCGCCGGAAGGACGGCGAGCTGA
- a CDS encoding polysaccharide pyruvyl transferase WcaK-like protein produces the protein MTSTDGTPVRIGVFGLLGSGNLGNDGSLEALLGHLRAEHPEAVVDALCGGPEAVTSRYGIPATRLHWYRGEYRTASRAGSIAAKGLGKLVDAARTAAWVRRHDVVIVPGMGVLEATLPLRPWGFPYALFLLCAAGRLFGTRVALVSVGAAAIGSRPIRTLVRWSARLAAYRSYRDAPSREAMRAMGVDTGRDEVYPDLAFSLPTPPSGAPDGPPGPVCVGVMAFRGGNDDRARAEDIHRRYLDGTTRFVRALVEDGRQVRLLTGDDVDRPVVAAILDAVDSPLVTAASPASLADLMRETAAADTVVATRYHNLICALKVGTPTLALSYAAKSEALMARMGLGEYCHPAREVDADRLLEQFRALEKQSPELRRTLAERNLTARRELDQQFSALTAALFPAAGHTRARSDAHDRNRAHAHDRTHDHAPREAP, from the coding sequence ATGACGTCCACGGACGGAACCCCGGTGCGCATCGGGGTGTTCGGCCTGCTCGGCTCCGGCAACCTCGGCAACGACGGCTCGCTCGAAGCCCTGCTCGGCCACCTCCGCGCCGAGCACCCGGAGGCGGTCGTCGACGCGCTGTGCGGCGGACCCGAGGCCGTCACGAGCCGGTACGGGATCCCCGCCACCCGGCTGCACTGGTACCGCGGCGAGTACCGGACCGCGTCGCGGGCGGGCTCGATCGCGGCGAAGGGACTGGGCAAGCTCGTCGACGCCGCCCGCACCGCCGCCTGGGTGCGCCGGCACGACGTGGTGATCGTGCCGGGCATGGGCGTCCTGGAGGCCACCCTGCCGCTGCGGCCGTGGGGCTTCCCGTACGCGCTGTTCCTGCTCTGCGCGGCCGGCCGGCTGTTCGGCACCCGGGTGGCGCTGGTCAGCGTCGGCGCCGCCGCGATCGGCAGCCGGCCCATCCGGACCCTGGTGCGGTGGTCGGCGCGGCTGGCCGCGTACCGGTCGTACCGGGACGCGCCGTCCCGCGAGGCGATGCGGGCGATGGGCGTGGACACCGGGCGGGACGAGGTCTACCCGGACCTCGCGTTCTCCCTGCCGACGCCGCCGTCGGGCGCGCCCGACGGTCCGCCGGGCCCGGTCTGCGTCGGCGTCATGGCCTTCCGCGGCGGGAACGACGACCGCGCCCGGGCGGAGGATATCCACCGGCGCTACCTCGACGGGACGACCCGCTTCGTCCGCGCGCTGGTCGAGGACGGCAGACAGGTCCGGCTGCTGACGGGCGACGACGTCGACCGGCCGGTGGTCGCCGCGATCCTCGACGCGGTGGACTCGCCGCTGGTCACCGCCGCCTCGCCGGCCTCACTGGCCGACCTGATGAGGGAGACGGCCGCCGCCGACACCGTGGTGGCGACCCGGTACCACAACCTGATCTGCGCACTGAAGGTCGGCACGCCGACGCTCGCCCTGAGCTACGCGGCGAAGAGCGAGGCGCTGATGGCCCGGATGGGGCTGGGCGAGTACTGCCACCCGGCCCGAGAGGTCGACGCCGACCGCCTGCTCGAGCAGTTCCGGGCGCTGGAAAAGCAGTCGCCGGAGCTGCGGCGGACCCTCGCCGAGCGGAACCTGACCGCCCGCCGCGAGCTCGACCAGCAGTTCAGCGCCTTGACGGCGGCCCTCTTCCCGGCGGCCGGCCACACCCGCGCCCGTTCCGACGCCCATGACCGGAACCGTGCCCACGCACACGACCGCACCCACGACCACGCCCCACGGGAGGCTCCATGA
- a CDS encoding glutamate-1-semialdehyde 2,1-aminomutase, translating to MNTRDTRDARGSRGPQNADEFSLPRSRRANERLHALVPGGAHTYAKGDDQYPEHLAPVISHGRGAHVWDVDGNRYIEYGSGLRSVSLGHAHPRVVEAVRRELDRGSNFVRPSVVEVEAAERFLATVPTAEMVKFAKNGSDVTTAAVRLARAVTGRPRVAVCGDHPFFSVDDWFIGTTPMSAGIPASTTELTVAFSYGDLAATEELLTRYRDEIACLILEPAGHTEPPPGYLAGLRELADRHGCVLIFDEMITGFRWSEAGAQGLYGVVPDLSTFGKALGNGFAVSALAGRRDMMERGGLRHSGDRVFLLSTTHGAETHSLAAAMAVQTTYVEEGITARLHALGERLAAGVREAAACMGVGDHLVLRGRDSNLVFATLDEDLRPSQQYRTLFLRQLLAGGVLAPSFVVSSALGDADIDHTVDVVARACAVYRKALDAADPTPWLAGRPVKPVFRRLA from the coding sequence GTGAACACCCGAGACACCCGAGACGCCCGAGGCTCCCGAGGCCCGCAGAACGCCGATGAGTTCAGCCTGCCTCGGTCGCGGCGGGCGAACGAGAGGCTGCACGCGCTCGTCCCCGGGGGCGCCCACACCTACGCCAAGGGCGACGACCAGTACCCCGAGCACCTGGCCCCGGTCATCAGCCACGGCCGCGGCGCCCACGTGTGGGACGTCGACGGCAACCGCTACATCGAGTACGGCTCCGGCCTGCGGTCGGTCAGCCTCGGCCACGCCCACCCCCGCGTGGTCGAGGCGGTGCGGCGGGAACTCGACCGCGGCAGCAACTTCGTCCGGCCGTCCGTCGTGGAGGTCGAGGCTGCGGAACGCTTCCTGGCCACGGTGCCGACCGCCGAGATGGTGAAGTTCGCGAAGAACGGCTCCGACGTCACCACCGCCGCGGTGCGACTGGCCCGTGCCGTCACCGGGCGGCCGCGGGTGGCCGTCTGCGGCGACCACCCGTTCTTCTCCGTCGACGACTGGTTCATCGGCACCACGCCGATGTCCGCCGGCATCCCCGCCTCGACCACCGAGCTCACCGTGGCGTTCTCCTACGGGGACCTGGCCGCCACGGAGGAGCTGCTCACCCGGTACCGGGACGAGATCGCCTGCCTGATCCTCGAACCCGCCGGCCACACCGAGCCGCCGCCCGGGTACCTCGCCGGCCTGCGCGAGCTGGCCGATCGACACGGCTGCGTCCTGATCTTCGATGAGATGATCACCGGCTTCCGCTGGTCCGAGGCGGGCGCCCAGGGCCTGTACGGCGTCGTCCCCGACCTCTCGACGTTCGGCAAGGCGCTGGGCAACGGGTTCGCCGTCTCCGCGCTGGCGGGGCGCCGGGACATGATGGAGCGCGGCGGGCTGCGCCACTCCGGCGACCGGGTGTTCCTGCTGTCCACCACGCACGGTGCGGAAACGCACTCGCTGGCCGCCGCGATGGCCGTGCAGACCACCTACGTCGAGGAGGGCATCACCGCTCGGCTGCACGCCCTCGGCGAGCGGTTGGCCGCCGGTGTCCGCGAGGCCGCCGCCTGCATGGGCGTCGGCGACCACCTCGTCCTCCGGGGCCGGGACAGCAACCTGGTCTTCGCCACCCTCGACGAGGACCTGCGGCCGTCGCAGCAGTACCGCACCCTGTTCCTGCGCCAGCTCCTCGCGGGCGGAGTGCTGGCCCCGTCGTTCGTGGTGAGCAGCGCGCTCGGCGACGCCGACATCGACCACACCGTCGACGTGGTGGCCCGGGCGTGTGCCGTGTACCGGAAGGCGCTGGACGCCGCTGATCCCACCCCCTGGCTCGCCGGGCGGCCGGTGAAGCCCGTGTTCCGCCGCTTGGCGTGA
- a CDS encoding aminopeptidase-like protein yields the protein MTTVGDRMHALVERLYPLCRSITGDGVRATLDIVGEYVPLQVHEVPTGTRVLDWTVPQEWNIRDAYIADTAGHRVVDFAASSLHVLGYSVPVAATMPLSELRGHLHTLPDHPTWVPYRTSYYTPQWGFCLAQETLDAMPDGEYEVRIDSTLADGHLTYAEHVVPGQVADEVIVSCHVCHPSLANDNLAGVAVATFLARELAERTPYYTYRFVFAPGTIGAITWLARNAERVEQVRHGLVLACAGDRGRLTYKQSRRGDAEIDRVLRHVLRASERPHHVTEFTPYGYDERQYCSPGFDLGVGSLSRTPYAGYPEYHTSADNPDFVSPEAMADTLAVCREAFAVLDRNRRYLNLSPYGEPQLGRRGLYDSLGGRSDAKQAQLAMLWVLSLSDGEHSLLDVAERSGLPFDTVAAAADALHGAGLVKA from the coding sequence ATGACCACGGTGGGCGACCGGATGCACGCGCTGGTGGAGCGGCTGTACCCGCTCTGCCGGAGCATCACCGGCGACGGCGTGCGCGCCACCCTGGACATCGTCGGCGAGTACGTCCCGCTGCAGGTGCACGAGGTGCCGACCGGGACGCGGGTGCTCGACTGGACGGTGCCGCAGGAGTGGAACATCCGGGACGCGTACATCGCCGACACCGCCGGCCACCGGGTCGTCGACTTCGCCGCGTCCAGCCTGCACGTGCTCGGCTACAGCGTCCCGGTGGCGGCGACCATGCCGTTGTCCGAGCTGCGCGGACACCTGCACACCCTGCCCGACCACCCGACCTGGGTGCCGTACCGCACCAGCTACTACACGCCGCAATGGGGGTTCTGCCTGGCCCAGGAGACCTTGGACGCGATGCCGGACGGCGAGTACGAGGTGCGCATCGACTCCACGCTCGCGGACGGCCACCTCACCTACGCCGAGCACGTCGTCCCCGGGCAGGTCGCCGACGAGGTGATCGTCTCCTGCCACGTCTGCCACCCCTCGCTGGCCAACGACAACCTGGCGGGCGTCGCGGTGGCGACCTTCCTGGCGCGGGAGCTGGCGGAGCGGACGCCGTACTACACCTACCGGTTCGTCTTCGCGCCCGGCACCATCGGGGCGATCACCTGGCTGGCCCGCAACGCCGAGCGGGTGGAACAGGTCAGGCACGGGCTGGTGCTGGCCTGCGCCGGCGACCGGGGCCGGCTGACGTACAAACAGAGCAGGCGCGGCGACGCGGAGATCGACCGGGTGCTGCGGCACGTCCTGCGCGCATCCGAACGGCCGCACCACGTCACCGAGTTCACGCCGTACGGCTACGACGAGCGGCAGTACTGCTCGCCCGGGTTCGACCTCGGTGTCGGCTCGCTCAGCCGGACCCCGTACGCCGGGTACCCCGAGTACCACACCTCGGCGGACAACCCGGACTTCGTCTCCCCGGAGGCGATGGCGGACACCCTTGCGGTCTGCCGCGAGGCGTTCGCCGTCCTCGACCGCAACCGGCGGTACCTCAACCTCAGCCCGTACGGCGAACCGCAGCTGGGCCGGCGCGGGTTGTACGACTCGCTCGGCGGCCGCAGCGACGCCAAGCAGGCGCAGCTGGCCATGCTCTGGGTGCTCAGCCTCTCCGACGGCGAGCACAGTCTGCTGGACGTCGCCGAGCGGTCCGGGCTGCCGTTCGACACCGTCGCCGCCGCGGCCGACGCCCTGCACGGCGCCGGACTGGTCAAGGCCTGA
- a CDS encoding undecaprenyl-diphosphatase, whose protein sequence is MIGRPAPVVLPPALRVGLGLIAAFAALVVVVLGIRYADEGEPGMVDARIRAAVDGAGPSWRYAASAMDSLGEPVGAATLVVATVTGCLLLRRPRAAVFIVAGVGIAVGTTALLKHLVGRTIHGGYLSYPSGHTAFATALALAVAMLATRRRGRDGLGPRRTAGTLLVLAAALVAGAAMGWAQVALGAHYPTDVLGGWCTALAVVPATAWLVDRMADVGRREHR, encoded by the coding sequence GTGATCGGCCGGCCGGCGCCCGTGGTGCTGCCCCCAGCGCTGCGCGTGGGGCTCGGGCTGATCGCGGCCTTCGCCGCGTTGGTGGTCGTCGTGCTCGGGATCCGGTATGCCGACGAGGGCGAGCCCGGCATGGTGGATGCGCGGATCCGGGCAGCGGTGGACGGTGCGGGGCCGTCGTGGCGGTATGCCGCGTCGGCCATGGACTCCTTGGGGGAGCCGGTGGGAGCCGCGACGCTGGTCGTGGCCACGGTGACGGGCTGCCTGCTGCTTCGGCGTCCTCGCGCAGCGGTGTTCATCGTTGCCGGCGTCGGCATCGCCGTGGGGACGACGGCGCTGCTCAAGCACCTGGTGGGACGCACCATCCACGGTGGGTACCTGTCCTACCCGAGCGGGCACACCGCCTTCGCCACCGCGCTCGCCCTCGCGGTGGCGATGCTCGCGACTCGCCGCCGAGGCCGGGACGGGCTCGGCCCCCGCAGAACGGCCGGCACCTTGCTCGTGCTTGCCGCCGCGCTGGTCGCCGGTGCCGCCATGGGCTGGGCACAGGTCGCTCTGGGCGCGCACTACCCGACCGACGTCCTCGGCGGCTGGTGCACCGCGCTGGCGGTGGTACCGGCGACCGCGTGGCTGGTCGACCGGATGGCTGATGTCGGTCGGCGGGAGCATCGCTGA